The following coding sequences are from one Kosakonia sp. H02 window:
- the pstA gene encoding phosphate ABC transporter permease PstA, whose translation MATLEMQSTAQLAESRRKMQAKRRLKNRIALTLSMATMAFGLFWLVWILLSTVTRGFDGMSLALFTEMTPPPNTAGGGLANALAGSGLLILWATVIGTPLGIMAGIYLAEYGRKSWLAEIIRFINDILLSAPSIVVGLFVYTIVVAQMQHFSGWAGVIALALLQVPIVIRTTENMLKLVPDSLREAAYALGTPKWKMISAITLKASVSGIMTGVLLAVARIAGETAPLLFTALSNQFWSTDMMQPIANLPVTIFKFAMSPFAEWQQLAWAGVLIITLCVLLLNILARVIFAKGKHG comes from the coding sequence ATGGCTACGCTTGAAATGCAAAGCACTGCGCAGCTCGCTGAATCGCGCCGCAAGATGCAGGCTAAGCGCCGCCTGAAAAACCGTATCGCCCTGACGCTCTCAATGGCGACCATGGCGTTCGGTCTGTTCTGGCTGGTATGGATCCTGTTATCCACCGTAACGCGCGGTTTTGACGGCATGTCGCTGGCGCTGTTTACGGAAATGACGCCGCCGCCGAATACCGCAGGCGGTGGTCTGGCGAACGCCCTTGCCGGTAGCGGCCTGCTGATCCTGTGGGCAACCGTTATTGGTACACCGTTGGGTATTATGGCGGGGATTTATCTGGCGGAGTATGGCCGCAAATCCTGGCTTGCGGAAATTATCCGTTTTATCAACGACATTTTGCTCTCCGCGCCCTCTATTGTGGTGGGGCTGTTTGTCTACACCATCGTTGTGGCGCAGATGCAGCACTTCTCCGGTTGGGCGGGCGTGATTGCGCTGGCGCTGCTTCAGGTACCGATCGTGATTCGTACCACGGAAAACATGCTGAAACTGGTGCCGGATAGCCTGCGCGAAGCCGCTTACGCGCTGGGTACGCCAAAATGGAAGATGATTTCCGCCATCACGCTGAAAGCGTCTGTTTCCGGGATTATGACCGGCGTGTTGCTGGCGGTTGCGCGTATTGCCGGTGAAACGGCGCCATTGCTGTTTACCGCGCTCTCCAACCAGTTCTGGAGCACCGATATGATGCAGCCTATCGCGAACCTGCCGGTGACCATTTTCAAATTCGCCATGAGCCCCTTTGCCGAATGGCAGCAATTGGCCTGGGCCGGGGTGCTGATTATCACGCTCTGCGTACTGTTGTTGAATATTCTGGCGCGCGTCATTTTCGCCAAGGGTAAACACGGTTAA
- the pstB gene encoding phosphate ABC transporter ATP-binding protein PstB has protein sequence MSMVDMTPDKIQVRDLNFYYGKFHALKNISLDIAQNQVTAFIGPSGCGKSTLLRTFNKMFELYPEQRAEGEILLDGDNILTNTQDIALLRAKVGMVFQKPTPFPMSIYDNIAFGVRLFEKLSRPDMDERVQWALTKAALWNETKDKLHQSGYSLSGGQQQRLCIARGIAIRPEVLLLDEPCSALDPISTGRIEELITELKQDYTVVIVTHNMQQAARCSDHTAFMYLGELIEFSNTDDLFTKPKKKQTEDYITGRYG, from the coding sequence ATGAGTATGGTTGATATGACGCCGGACAAGATTCAGGTTCGTGATTTGAACTTCTATTACGGCAAATTCCATGCACTGAAAAACATCAGCCTGGATATTGCCCAAAATCAGGTGACGGCGTTTATCGGGCCGTCCGGCTGCGGTAAATCCACGCTGCTGCGTACCTTTAACAAAATGTTTGAGCTTTACCCGGAGCAGCGCGCCGAAGGCGAAATCCTGCTGGACGGCGACAACATTCTCACCAATACCCAGGATATCGCGCTGCTGCGTGCGAAAGTGGGCATGGTGTTCCAGAAACCGACGCCGTTCCCGATGTCGATTTACGACAACATCGCGTTTGGCGTGCGCCTGTTTGAAAAGCTCTCGCGCCCGGATATGGACGAGCGCGTGCAGTGGGCTTTGACCAAGGCCGCACTATGGAATGAAACCAAGGATAAACTGCACCAGAGCGGGTACTCTCTCTCCGGCGGTCAGCAGCAGCGTCTGTGCATCGCCCGTGGTATTGCGATCCGTCCGGAAGTGTTGCTACTGGATGAGCCTTGCTCAGCGCTTGACCCGATCTCAACCGGTCGTATTGAAGAGCTGATCACCGAGCTTAAACAGGATTACACCGTGGTTATCGTGACGCACAACATGCAGCAGGCTGCGCGTTGCTCCGATCACACGGCGTTTATGTATCTCGGTGAGTTGATTGAGTTCAGCAATACAGATGATCTGTTCACTAAGCCGAAGAAGAAGCAAACGGAAGACTATATTACCGGGCGCTATGGCTGA
- a CDS encoding F0F1 ATP synthase subunit epsilon: MAMTYHLDVVSAEKQMFSGLVEKIQVTGSEGELGVFPGHAPLLTAIKPGMIRIVKQFGHEEFIYLSGGILEVQPGSVTVLADTAIRGQDLDEARALESKRKAEEHINSSHGDVDYAQASAELAKAIAKLRVIELTKKAM, from the coding sequence ATGGCAATGACTTACCACCTGGACGTCGTCAGCGCAGAGAAACAGATGTTCTCTGGTCTGGTCGAAAAAATCCAGGTAACGGGCAGTGAAGGTGAACTGGGTGTGTTCCCGGGTCACGCGCCGCTGCTCACCGCCATTAAGCCTGGTATGATCCGCATCGTAAAACAGTTCGGTCATGAAGAGTTTATCTACCTGTCCGGCGGCATTCTCGAAGTGCAGCCTGGCAGTGTGACCGTTCTGGCTGATACCGCTATTCGTGGTCAGGATCTCGACGAAGCGCGAGCCCTGGAATCGAAGCGCAAAGCAGAAGAGCACATTAATAGCTCTCACGGTGACGTGGATTACGCTCAGGCGTCTGCGGAGCTGGCGAAAGCCATCGCGAAACTGCGTGTTATCGAGTTGACGAAAAAAGCGATGTAA
- the glmS gene encoding glutamine--fructose-6-phosphate transaminase (isomerizing), producing the protein MCGIVGAVAQRDVAEILLEGLRRLEYRGYDSAGLAVVDNEGHMTRLRRLGKVQMLSQAAEDHPLHGGTGIAHTRWATHGEPSEGNAHPHVSDHIVVVHNGIIENHEPLRETLQARGYVFVSETDTEVIAHLVHWELEQGGTLREAVLRAIPQLRGAYGTVIMDTRHPDTLLAARSGSPLVIGLGMGENFIASDQLALLPVTRRFIFLEEGDIAEVTRRSVTVFDKSGAQIKRPDIESSLQYDAGDKGIYRHYMQKEIYEQPNAIKNTLTGRISHGEVDLSELGPNANEMLTKVEHIQIVACGTSYNSGMVSRYWFEALAGVPCDVEIASEFRYRKSAVRRNSLMITLSQSGETADTLAALRLSKELGYLGSLAICNVPGSSLVRESDLAMMTNAGTEIGVASTKAFTTQLTVLLMLVAKLSRLKGQDVAIEHDIVHGLQALPSRIEQMLSQDKRIEALAEDFSDKHHALFLGRGDQYPIALEGALKLKEISYIHAEAYAAGELKHGPLALIDADMPVIVVAPNNELLEKLKSNIEEVRARGGVLYVFADQDAGFTSSDNMHIIEMPHVEEVIAPIFYTVPLQLLAYHVALIKGTDVDQPRNLAKSVTVE; encoded by the coding sequence ATGTGTGGAATTGTAGGCGCAGTCGCGCAGCGTGATGTTGCAGAAATTCTTCTCGAAGGCTTACGTCGCCTTGAATACCGTGGTTATGACTCTGCCGGTCTAGCCGTCGTCGACAACGAAGGTCACATGACCCGTCTGCGTCGCCTCGGTAAAGTGCAGATGCTCTCCCAGGCGGCGGAAGACCATCCGTTGCATGGCGGAACAGGTATCGCGCACACGCGCTGGGCAACGCATGGTGAGCCGTCGGAAGGCAACGCGCACCCGCATGTGTCTGACCATATCGTCGTCGTCCATAACGGCATTATCGAAAACCATGAACCGCTGCGCGAAACGTTACAAGCGCGTGGCTATGTCTTTGTTTCTGAAACCGATACTGAAGTGATCGCGCACCTGGTGCACTGGGAGCTGGAACAGGGCGGTACGCTGCGTGAAGCGGTACTGCGCGCCATCCCACAGTTACGCGGCGCTTACGGCACGGTGATTATGGATACGCGCCATCCTGATACGCTGCTGGCCGCGCGCTCTGGTAGCCCGCTGGTTATCGGTCTCGGTATGGGTGAAAACTTTATCGCGTCCGATCAGTTGGCCTTACTGCCGGTGACTCGCCGCTTTATCTTCCTCGAAGAGGGCGATATTGCTGAAGTAACCCGCCGCAGCGTGACGGTATTCGATAAATCAGGCGCACAGATTAAACGCCCGGATATCGAATCCAGTCTGCAATACGATGCCGGTGATAAAGGTATTTATCGCCACTACATGCAAAAAGAGATCTACGAGCAGCCGAACGCCATCAAAAACACCCTGACCGGGCGCATCAGCCACGGCGAAGTGGATCTGAGCGAACTGGGGCCAAACGCCAACGAAATGCTGACAAAAGTCGAGCATATTCAGATCGTTGCCTGCGGGACGTCTTATAACTCCGGTATGGTTTCCCGTTACTGGTTTGAAGCGCTGGCCGGTGTGCCGTGCGATGTCGAAATCGCCTCTGAATTCCGCTATCGCAAATCCGCCGTGCGTCGTAACAGCCTGATGATTACGCTATCGCAATCCGGGGAAACGGCCGATACGCTGGCCGCTCTGCGTCTGTCCAAAGAGCTGGGCTATTTAGGTTCGCTGGCGATTTGTAACGTGCCGGGCTCCTCGCTGGTGCGTGAATCCGACCTGGCAATGATGACCAATGCGGGTACCGAAATCGGTGTCGCATCGACCAAAGCATTTACCACGCAGTTAACGGTGCTGTTGATGCTGGTGGCGAAACTGAGCCGCCTGAAAGGTCAGGATGTAGCCATTGAACACGATATCGTTCATGGTTTGCAGGCGCTGCCGAGCCGTATTGAGCAGATGCTGTCGCAGGATAAACGCATCGAAGCGCTGGCGGAGGACTTCTCTGACAAGCATCACGCGCTGTTCCTCGGTCGTGGCGATCAGTACCCGATCGCGCTGGAAGGCGCATTGAAGCTGAAAGAGATCTCCTATATTCACGCAGAAGCCTATGCCGCCGGTGAGTTGAAACATGGCCCGCTGGCGCTGATCGATGCGGATATGCCGGTTATCGTTGTGGCACCCAACAACGAATTGCTGGAAAAACTGAAATCCAACATCGAAGAAGTGCGCGCCCGTGGCGGCGTGCTGTATGTCTTCGCCGATCAGGATGCTGGCTTCACCAGCAGCGACAATATGCACATCATCGAAATGCCGCACGTGGAAGAGGTTATCGCGCCTATCTTCTACACCGTGCCGCTGCAACTGCTGGCTTACCACGTCGCGCTGATCAAAGGCACTGACGTTGACCAGCCGCGTAACCTGGCGAAATCGGTGACCGTGGAATAA
- the glmU gene encoding bifunctional UDP-N-acetylglucosamine diphosphorylase/glucosamine-1-phosphate N-acetyltransferase GlmU — translation MLNTKMSVVILAAGKGTRMYSDLPKVLHTLAGKAMVQHVIDTANNLGAHQVHLVYGHGGELLRQRLTDDKLNWVLQAEQLGTGHAMQQAAPFFADDEDILMLYGDVPLISVETLERLREAKPQGGIGLLTVVLDDPTGYGRITRENGVVTGIVEQKDASEAQRQINEINTGILVANGGDLKRWLGKLTNNNAQGEYYITDIISLAYHEGREIAAVHPQRLSEVEGVNNRLQLSRLERAYQTEQAEKLLLAGVMLRDPSRFDLRGTLEHGRDVEIDANVIIEGNVKLGDRVKIGAGCIIKNSVIGDDCDISPYSVVEDARLEADCTIGPFARLRPGAELLVGAHVGNFVEMKKARLGKGSKAGHLTYLGDAEIGDNVNVGAGVITCNYNGANKFKTIIGDDVFVGSDTQLVAPVTVAKGATIAAGTTVTRDVAENELVISRVPQINKQGWKRPVKKK, via the coding sequence ATGTTGAACACAAAAATGAGTGTGGTGATCCTTGCTGCTGGCAAAGGCACACGCATGTATTCCGATCTTCCCAAAGTGCTGCATACCCTTGCAGGGAAAGCGATGGTTCAGCATGTCATTGATACCGCTAATAATCTTGGCGCTCATCAGGTTCATCTTGTCTATGGTCACGGCGGTGAATTGCTCAGGCAACGTCTCACCGACGACAAACTCAACTGGGTGTTGCAAGCTGAACAGCTCGGCACCGGTCATGCCATGCAGCAGGCCGCGCCATTTTTTGCTGACGACGAAGATATTTTAATGCTCTACGGCGATGTGCCACTGATCTCGGTCGAGACGCTTGAGCGCCTGCGTGAAGCAAAACCGCAGGGCGGAATCGGTCTGCTCACCGTTGTACTCGACGATCCAACCGGCTATGGCCGTATCACGCGTGAGAATGGCGTGGTGACCGGGATTGTCGAGCAGAAAGATGCCAGCGAAGCCCAGCGTCAGATCAATGAAATCAATACCGGCATTCTTGTCGCCAACGGCGGCGATTTGAAACGCTGGCTCGGCAAGCTCACCAATAATAATGCCCAGGGTGAATACTACATCACCGACATCATCAGCCTGGCTTATCACGAAGGGCGTGAAATTGCTGCCGTGCATCCGCAGCGCTTAAGCGAAGTCGAAGGCGTGAATAATCGCCTCCAGCTTTCGCGTCTCGAGCGCGCTTATCAGACAGAACAAGCTGAAAAACTGCTGCTGGCGGGCGTGATGTTGCGCGATCCGTCGCGCTTTGACCTGCGCGGTACGCTGGAGCACGGGCGGGATGTGGAGATCGATGCTAACGTCATTATCGAAGGCAACGTTAAATTGGGCGATCGCGTCAAGATTGGCGCGGGTTGCATTATCAAAAACAGCGTGATTGGCGATGATTGCGACATCAGCCCCTACAGCGTGGTGGAAGATGCCCGTCTGGAAGCTGACTGCACCATTGGGCCGTTTGCCCGTTTACGCCCGGGCGCAGAGCTGCTGGTGGGCGCGCACGTTGGTAACTTTGTTGAGATGAAAAAAGCGCGTCTCGGTAAAGGTTCCAAAGCCGGTCATCTGACCTACCTGGGCGATGCGGAAATTGGCGACAACGTGAATGTCGGCGCGGGTGTCATTACCTGCAACTACAATGGCGCAAACAAATTTAAAACTATCATTGGCGACGATGTGTTTGTTGGCTCCGATACGCAACTTGTGGCGCCGGTTACCGTTGCAAAAGGCGCGACCATTGCCGCCGGAACGACCGTCACGCGCGATGTCGCAGAAAATGAACTGGTTATAAGCCGCGTACCACAGATCAACAAACAGGGCTGGAAACGCCCGGTTAAGAAGAAGTAG
- the pstC gene encoding phosphate ABC transporter permease PstC, with amino-acid sequence MAATKPAFNPPGKKGDMIFSALVRLAALIVLLLLSGIIVSLIFSSWPSIQKFGFSFLWTKEWDAPNDIYGALVPIYGTVVTSVIALLIAVPVSFGIALFLTELSPGWLKRPLGIAIELLAAIPSIVYGMWGLFIFAPLFATYFQEPVGNVLSTIPFVGALFSGPAFGIGILAAGVILAIMIIPYIAAVMRDVFEQTPVMMKESAYGIGCTTWEVIWRIVLPFTKNGVIGGVMLGLGRALGETMAVTFIIGNTYQLDSASLFMPGNSITSALANEFAEAESGLHVAALMELGLILFVITFIVLAISKFMILRLAKNEGAR; translated from the coding sequence ATGGCTGCAACCAAGCCGGCATTTAACCCACCGGGTAAAAAAGGCGACATGATTTTCAGCGCACTGGTAAGACTGGCTGCGCTGATTGTGTTATTGCTGCTCAGCGGCATTATTGTGTCGTTGATTTTCTCCTCCTGGCCAAGCATTCAGAAGTTTGGTTTCTCCTTTCTGTGGACCAAAGAGTGGGATGCGCCGAACGATATTTACGGTGCGTTGGTGCCCATTTACGGGACTGTCGTCACGTCTGTTATCGCACTGCTGATTGCCGTTCCGGTGAGCTTCGGTATCGCGCTGTTTCTGACGGAACTGTCGCCAGGCTGGCTGAAGCGTCCGCTGGGCATCGCCATCGAACTGCTGGCCGCTATCCCGAGTATCGTCTATGGCATGTGGGGGCTGTTTATCTTCGCGCCGCTGTTTGCGACCTACTTCCAGGAGCCGGTAGGCAATGTGCTTTCCACTATCCCGTTCGTGGGCGCGCTCTTCTCCGGCCCGGCGTTCGGTATCGGGATTCTGGCTGCCGGGGTTATCCTCGCGATTATGATTATTCCGTACATTGCGGCGGTGATGCGCGATGTCTTCGAACAAACGCCGGTAATGATGAAAGAGTCGGCCTACGGCATTGGCTGCACCACCTGGGAGGTTATCTGGCGCATCGTGTTGCCTTTTACCAAAAACGGGGTGATCGGTGGCGTGATGCTGGGACTGGGGCGCGCGCTGGGTGAAACCATGGCGGTGACCTTTATCATCGGCAACACCTACCAACTCGACAGTGCTTCGCTGTTTATGCCAGGCAACAGTATTACGTCCGCGCTGGCGAATGAGTTCGCCGAAGCGGAATCGGGCTTGCACGTTGCCGCGCTGATGGAACTGGGCCTGATCCTGTTCGTGATCACCTTTATCGTGTTGGCTATCTCTAAATTTATGATCCTGCGCCTGGCGAAAAACGAGGGGGCACGCTGA
- the pstS gene encoding phosphate ABC transporter substrate-binding protein PstS — translation MNVMRTTVATVVAATFSLSAFAVNAAASLTGAGATFPAPVYAKWADTYQKETGNKINYQGIGSSGGVKQITAKTVDFGASDAPLADDKLAQEGLFQFPTVIGGIVLAINVPGVKAGELVLDGKTLGDIYLGNIKKWDDAAIAKLNPGLKLPSQNIAVVRRADGSGTSFVFTSYLAKVNEEWKSKVGSGSTVNWPTGLGGKGNDGIAAFVQRLPGSIGYVEYAYAKQNNLTYTKLISADGKAVSPTEESFSNAAKDIDWSKSFAQDLTNQKGADVWPITSTTFILVHKEQAKPEQGAEVLKFFDWAYKKGGKQANDLDYATLPDSVVEQVRAAWKTSVKDSSGKAVY, via the coding sequence ATGAACGTTATGCGTACCACTGTCGCAACTGTTGTCGCCGCGACCTTTTCTCTGAGTGCTTTTGCTGTAAACGCCGCCGCTAGCCTGACTGGTGCGGGTGCAACTTTCCCTGCGCCGGTGTATGCCAAGTGGGCTGACACCTACCAAAAAGAAACCGGTAATAAGATTAACTATCAGGGCATCGGCTCTTCCGGTGGCGTAAAACAAATTACCGCTAAAACTGTCGATTTCGGTGCATCTGATGCTCCGCTGGCTGACGACAAACTGGCGCAGGAAGGTCTGTTCCAGTTCCCGACTGTTATCGGCGGGATCGTACTGGCTATCAACGTTCCGGGCGTGAAAGCCGGTGAGCTGGTGCTCGACGGTAAAACCCTGGGCGACATCTACCTGGGTAATATCAAAAAATGGGATGACGCAGCAATCGCTAAGCTCAACCCAGGCCTGAAACTGCCTTCTCAGAATATTGCTGTGGTTCGCCGCGCTGACGGTTCCGGTACCTCTTTCGTTTTCACCAGCTACCTGGCGAAAGTGAACGAAGAGTGGAAATCCAAAGTCGGCTCTGGCTCAACGGTTAACTGGCCGACCGGTCTGGGCGGTAAAGGTAACGACGGTATCGCGGCATTCGTACAGCGTCTGCCGGGCTCTATTGGCTATGTTGAATATGCTTACGCTAAGCAGAACAACCTGACCTACACCAAATTGATCTCTGCCGACGGCAAAGCCGTTAGCCCGACTGAAGAGAGCTTCTCTAACGCGGCGAAAGATATCGACTGGAGCAAATCCTTCGCTCAGGACCTGACAAACCAGAAAGGCGCGGATGTGTGGCCAATCACCTCCACCACCTTTATCCTGGTACACAAAGAGCAGGCCAAACCTGAACAAGGCGCTGAAGTGCTGAAATTCTTTGACTGGGCCTACAAAAAAGGCGGCAAACAAGCTAACGACCTTGACTACGCCACCCTGCCGGATAGCGTTGTTGAACAAGTTCGCGCAGCCTGGAAAACCAGCGTAAAAGACAGCAGCGGTAAAGCAGTTTACTAA